In Paenibacillus sonchi, a single genomic region encodes these proteins:
- the nspC gene encoding carboxynorspermidine decarboxylase: MNIDISTLPSPAYLVDERLLKKNLETLNYVQEKTGAKILLAQKGFSMHALYPLVGKYLHGVTSSSLFEARLGYEEMGKEVHVYAPAYMDREFDELLSYTDHIVFNSFDQWARFKNRVQSAPKAISCGIRVNPEYSEIEVPLYDPCYNYSRMGVTLPNFRPEELDGIDGLHFHTMCEQNSDTLERTLKVVEEKFGQYLHGMKWLNFGGGHHITRPDYDLETLIRCILHMKETYNVQIYLEPGEAVALNTGYLVATVLDTMHNGMDIAILDTSAECHMPDVLAMPYRPGIIGAGEPGEYPYTYRLGGMTCLAGDIIGDYSFKEPLKYGDKLVFLDMAHYSMVKNHMFNGVNLPAIASYNDEEGLKVIREFEYSDFSGRLS; encoded by the coding sequence ATAAATATTGACATCAGCACGCTTCCGTCGCCTGCCTATCTGGTTGACGAACGGCTGCTGAAGAAGAACCTGGAAACCTTGAACTATGTGCAGGAGAAGACCGGGGCCAAGATTCTTCTGGCGCAAAAAGGATTTTCGATGCACGCGCTGTATCCGCTGGTCGGCAAATACCTGCACGGAGTGACCTCCAGCTCCTTGTTCGAAGCCAGACTCGGGTATGAAGAGATGGGCAAAGAGGTGCATGTCTATGCACCTGCTTACATGGACCGCGAGTTCGATGAACTGCTCAGCTATACGGATCATATTGTGTTCAATTCATTCGACCAGTGGGCCCGGTTCAAGAACCGGGTTCAGAGTGCGCCCAAAGCGATCAGCTGCGGCATCCGCGTCAATCCGGAGTACTCCGAGATTGAAGTGCCGCTGTACGATCCTTGCTACAACTACTCCCGCATGGGTGTAACGCTGCCGAATTTCCGGCCGGAAGAGCTAGACGGCATTGACGGCCTGCATTTCCATACCATGTGCGAGCAGAACTCCGACACACTGGAGCGTACGCTCAAGGTGGTTGAGGAGAAGTTCGGACAATATCTGCATGGCATGAAATGGCTTAACTTCGGCGGGGGACATCATATTACCCGTCCGGATTATGACCTGGAGACGCTGATCCGATGCATTCTCCATATGAAAGAAACCTATAATGTGCAGATCTACCTTGAGCCTGGTGAGGCGGTTGCGCTGAACACCGGGTATCTGGTAGCAACCGTGCTGGACACCATGCACAATGGAATGGATATCGCCATCCTGGATACTTCGGCAGAATGCCATATGCCGGATGTGCTGGCGATGCCATACCGTCCGGGTATTATAGGCGCAGGTGAGCCGGGGGAATATCCGTATACGTACAGACTCGGCGGCATGACCTGCCTGGCAGGCGATATCATCGGGGATTATTCCTTCAAGGAGCCGCTCAAGTACGGCGACAAGCTGGTGTTCCTCGACATGGCACATTATTCCATGGTCAAGAACCATATGTTCAACGGCGTGAACCTGCCGGCCATCGCTTCGTATAACGATGAAGAGGGCCTTAAAGTGATCCGGGAGTTTGAATACAGCGATTTCAGCGGCCGGTTGTCTTAA
- a CDS encoding pyridoxal phosphate-dependent aminotransferase, with translation MSILDTVIENSLESLNIEHFYNDYLVADKRTPVHDMSLGEIANVHYSENQYGLYKRFLTEHDLQNKLTRYGGAEGTLETVLITAKHAGALTGLSELDERHITFFDGAQDAISNVISCTVSPLGSGYRNKQFVLAAIPSYPYAASILNQKCGVKLFQAFSGDEFAQGVVDCIDETIGAILVNIPQNPLGYILTADHAERINHAARLHDCAIIVDMVYAGFTDKGDIQQALSQFDPERTIYCDSFSKIFGLPGLRLGMAFSSNQQICSALRAVKSAHSLLPSALKYLFIGYLLKNHQELIEAIQSSLRMRHHLFASSFESLNSSAARLFPSDNHLYRCIDLGGCPSLQIKR, from the coding sequence TTGTCAATTCTTGACACTGTAATCGAGAACAGTCTCGAGTCGTTGAACATCGAGCATTTTTATAACGATTATCTGGTTGCGGACAAGCGTACGCCTGTCCATGATATGAGCCTGGGTGAAATTGCAAATGTCCATTATTCCGAAAATCAATATGGTCTGTATAAGCGGTTTCTTACAGAGCATGATTTGCAGAACAAACTGACCAGATATGGGGGGGCTGAAGGAACTCTTGAAACGGTATTAATAACCGCCAAGCATGCAGGAGCGTTAACCGGTTTGTCTGAACTTGACGAAAGGCATATCACATTTTTTGACGGTGCGCAGGATGCCATATCCAATGTCATCTCTTGCACGGTATCGCCGCTTGGCTCCGGCTACCGCAACAAGCAATTTGTTCTTGCAGCCATTCCCTCGTATCCTTATGCTGCATCTATCCTTAATCAGAAGTGCGGCGTGAAACTGTTCCAGGCTTTTTCTGGGGATGAATTTGCCCAAGGGGTCGTAGATTGCATTGATGAAACGATAGGGGCCATTCTGGTTAATATTCCGCAAAATCCGCTTGGCTACATCCTTACCGCTGATCATGCGGAAAGAATCAACCATGCGGCGCGGTTGCACGATTGCGCAATTATTGTGGATATGGTCTACGCGGGATTTACGGACAAAGGCGATATTCAACAGGCATTAAGCCAATTTGATCCTGAACGGACCATTTACTGCGACAGTTTTTCCAAAATTTTTGGTCTGCCGGGGCTCAGGCTAGGGATGGCCTTCAGTAGCAATCAACAAATTTGCAGTGCACTGAGAGCTGTTAAGAGCGCCCATTCGCTGCTGCCCAGTGCACTGAAGTATTTGTTTATCGGTTATTTGCTGAAGAATCATCAAGAACTGATCGAAGCGATTCAATCCTCTTTAAGGATGCGGCATCATCTCTTTGCGAGCAGCTTTGAATCTTTGAACAGCTCAGCCGCCAGGCTGTTTCCCTCCGATAATCATTTGTACCGGTGCATTGATCTGGGGGGATGTCCATCACTTCAGATAAAGCGTTAG
- a CDS encoding glycosyltransferase family 2 protein: MWNKPKVSVIMPVYNREEVLSCAIESVLNQDYAKFELIIVDDCSTDGTPEIISKYEKLDKRIRTVRNEMNSRLAPQEWEPRNDGLKLAQGEYVAYLDSDNEWWPSFIGDMSKVLEMNPEIQLVHCNSLNFYPPQVLQRVMASDQRKLVYCGNDCACFSCEELIESEFGAAVYIDTNEMMHRASVFREIGGYWNTFHPRRKEIQAYQGNRYLYRRHNDQDLFERIYYRYSRQSIYHLNKMLVNYYYPGSNRTRQPQWFEHI, translated from the coding sequence ATGTGGAATAAGCCAAAAGTTAGCGTGATTATGCCCGTCTATAACCGTGAGGAAGTTCTCAGCTGCGCCATTGAAAGTGTACTGAACCAAGACTATGCAAAATTTGAACTGATCATTGTCGATGATTGCTCGACTGACGGCACGCCTGAAATAATCAGCAAATATGAAAAGCTGGATAAACGTATACGTACTGTGCGGAATGAAATGAACAGCAGGCTTGCCCCGCAGGAATGGGAGCCGCGTAACGATGGTCTGAAACTCGCCCAAGGTGAATATGTTGCCTATCTGGATTCGGATAATGAATGGTGGCCGTCGTTTATCGGGGATATGTCGAAGGTGCTGGAGATGAACCCGGAGATACAGCTGGTCCATTGCAACAGTCTTAATTTCTATCCGCCTCAAGTACTCCAGCGTGTTATGGCATCGGATCAGCGAAAACTAGTCTATTGCGGGAATGATTGTGCATGCTTCAGCTGTGAGGAGCTGATCGAAAGCGAATTCGGTGCTGCCGTCTATATCGATACCAATGAAATGATGCATAGGGCTTCTGTATTCCGGGAGATCGGCGGCTACTGGAATACTTTCCACCCGAGGCGTAAGGAGATTCAAGCCTACCAAGGCAACCGCTATTTGTATCGAAGACATAATGATCAGGATTTGTTTGAACGCATCTATTACCGTTATTCACGCCAAAGCATATATCATTTAAACAAAATGCTTGTCAATTATTATTATCCCGGTTCCAACCGCACTCGTCAGCCGCAATGGTTCGAGCATATTTAG
- a CDS encoding carbamoyltransferase: protein MSKYILGLCLSDHDSSACLIKDNRILVAISKERLTRIKRHGCSKGDFDNESVQYCLDYAGISIDDVDLIVQNSIFTYLSDPAYYETLQHYKGSHNYSERIINMTQHPVLPISHHLAHAYSSYYLSPFDEAAILVIDSMGNEDHSVMNFFQGEDREFLLSSGYRATGGWERESVYTAKGGIITPISKRFARDTQPYDSLIKGFGIMYHEVSEYIFGDGHKAGETMGLAPFGKADYPLGAVSFTEEGYAFNDQWLKKLDKPHLSMDQWNDRFEEFASLAYQVQTELEDSLIHMCNRIHKETGLDHLCLAGGIALNSVTNKKILDHTPFKSVFIPPAAGDSGISIGCALKGYRELGGSPKEFVFLNDYLGKTYSNEEIVQAIENSGLQFRKSEDICKEVAGYLSEDQIIAWFQEGSEFGPRALGHRSILCQATSIEMRDSLNARVKFRQSFRPFAPSVMEEYAPDFFEMDFKSPFMLMVTDVKKDKADVVPGIVHVDGTARVQTVTEEENGIYYRLIKEYAQLTGIPLILNTSFNVNGEPIVETPADALNCYKSTNIDILVIGDYIISK, encoded by the coding sequence ATGAGCAAGTACATATTAGGTTTATGTTTATCAGATCATGATTCTTCCGCGTGCTTAATCAAGGATAACCGGATTTTGGTTGCGATCAGCAAAGAAAGACTAACCCGCATTAAACGGCATGGATGCTCCAAAGGCGACTTTGATAATGAAAGCGTTCAATATTGTCTTGACTATGCGGGAATTTCCATTGACGATGTCGATTTAATTGTCCAGAACAGCATTTTTACATACCTCAGCGATCCTGCCTACTATGAAACTCTTCAACACTACAAAGGCAGTCATAATTACAGCGAGCGAATCATTAATATGACACAGCATCCTGTCCTTCCTATTTCGCATCATTTAGCACATGCCTACTCTTCCTACTATTTATCTCCTTTCGATGAAGCTGCGATATTGGTTATTGATTCTATGGGCAATGAAGATCACTCTGTGATGAATTTTTTTCAGGGAGAAGATCGGGAATTTCTATTATCTTCCGGGTACCGTGCAACAGGAGGGTGGGAGAGGGAATCCGTATACACAGCCAAGGGCGGAATAATTACGCCAATAAGCAAACGTTTCGCACGGGACACACAACCGTATGACAGCTTAATAAAAGGGTTCGGCATCATGTATCATGAGGTCTCGGAATACATATTCGGAGATGGTCACAAAGCGGGGGAGACCATGGGGCTTGCTCCTTTCGGCAAAGCCGATTATCCGTTGGGCGCTGTTTCATTTACGGAAGAAGGGTACGCGTTCAATGATCAGTGGCTGAAGAAACTGGATAAGCCGCATCTATCCATGGATCAGTGGAACGACAGATTTGAGGAATTTGCCAGTTTGGCATATCAGGTGCAAACAGAACTTGAGGATTCGCTTATTCACATGTGCAATCGTATCCACAAAGAGACGGGACTTGATCACCTGTGCTTGGCTGGAGGCATTGCATTGAATAGCGTAACCAACAAAAAAATTCTTGACCATACGCCGTTCAAATCCGTTTTTATCCCACCGGCTGCCGGCGACAGCGGGATCAGCATCGGCTGTGCGCTTAAAGGGTACCGGGAACTGGGCGGTTCGCCCAAGGAATTTGTTTTTCTCAATGATTATCTGGGGAAGACATATTCCAATGAGGAGATTGTGCAGGCCATTGAGAACTCCGGACTGCAATTCCGCAAATCCGAGGATATCTGCAAAGAGGTCGCAGGGTACCTGAGCGAAGATCAGATTATCGCCTGGTTTCAGGAAGGAAGCGAATTCGGGCCGAGGGCGCTGGGACACCGCAGCATTCTATGTCAGGCTACAAGTATTGAAATGCGGGATTCCCTGAACGCGAGGGTGAAATTCAGGCAGAGCTTCCGGCCATTCGCCCCGAGTGTCATGGAAGAATATGCTCCTGATTTTTTTGAAATGGATTTCAAAAGTCCCTTTATGCTCATGGTCACTGATGTCAAGAAGGATAAAGCTGATGTTGTGCCCGGAATAGTGCATGTAGATGGTACCGCCCGGGTCCAGACTGTGACGGAGGAAGAAAACGGCATTTACTACAGATTGATTAAAGAATATGCCCAGTTAACCGGAATCCCATTGATTCTCAATACTTCGTTCAACGTCAACGGCGAACCGATTGTTGAAACCCCTGCCGATGCTCTGAACTGTTATAAATCTACTAACATAGATATTCTTGTGATTGGTGATTATATCATCAGCAAATAG
- a CDS encoding alpha/beta hydrolase: protein MEGTFRREVVQGRGLLIYLPLTYGEEGRRYPVVYLQDEGSVMKHTANYLEHLFIAGELPELIFVGIVSPDRNHEYTPWPSPAVMPGSPDFGGGGGGYLKELVEVIKPYIDRQYATLPGSSDTGLIGCSLGGLISMFAYYLYPDTFGRIGLLSASFWYEGLLEYMRTNPAPRSGRKLYMYVGELEGLYKTNVQKQMVPKTLEAHRLLLEQGLGEEELRFDRDRQGTHDSVFFSRQLPAALKWLFGAEA, encoded by the coding sequence ATGGAAGGAACATTTAGGCGGGAAGTGGTTCAGGGCCGCGGACTGCTGATTTATTTGCCGCTCACCTATGGCGAAGAAGGCCGGAGATACCCGGTCGTATATCTGCAGGATGAAGGAAGCGTCATGAAGCACACGGCCAATTATCTGGAGCATCTGTTTATCGCCGGAGAGCTGCCGGAGCTGATCTTTGTCGGAATTGTTTCCCCTGACCGCAATCATGAATATACCCCGTGGCCGTCTCCGGCGGTCATGCCGGGTTCGCCTGATTTTGGCGGAGGCGGGGGCGGTTATCTGAAGGAACTGGTGGAGGTCATCAAGCCTTATATCGACAGGCAGTATGCCACCTTGCCGGGAAGCAGCGATACCGGGCTGATCGGCTGCTCTCTCGGAGGCTTAATCTCTATGTTCGCTTATTATCTGTACCCGGATACTTTCGGCCGGATCGGGCTGCTCTCCGCTTCGTTCTGGTACGAAGGGCTGCTGGAGTATATGCGGACGAATCCGGCGCCCCGTTCAGGGCGGAAACTCTACATGTACGTCGGGGAGCTGGAGGGATTGTACAAAACCAACGTGCAGAAGCAAATGGTGCCAAAGACTCTCGAGGCGCATAGGCTGCTGCTGGAACAAGGGTTAGGTGAAGAGGAGCTGCGCTTCGATAGGGACCGGCAGGGAACCCATGACAGTGTGTTTTTCAGCCGTCAGCTGCCCGCGGCCTTGAAATGGCTGTTTGGAGCGGAGGCGTAA
- a CDS encoding AMP-binding protein yields the protein MTKDMIRKQYGEFFSNEFAEVKDRLVEFVRNPAIQKDRTDNELYFSEDIIVEETTGTSGVPFRCAKTKPERAVLSLGIWKQRRRLDRKVSPGNLFQFNHIGKDADKLDIYNYDPENLLKIYGKVKDANARWLHTPPSTIQHHVASLQKNNIQLDLPKLKVIECNGEYLRPETKKIIEEYFNVQVVNQYGTIETWTIGLSCACGNLHINENVHVELVDDDNNPITKPHVTGRLLLTALSNRLLPFTRYLSGDYGYFNEETCGCGNPNPTFTVLEGREINLIKGCKEKLYGNVFFHQMVRRVLRERQIPGLEYIQVIQSNLDHFNVYTNYFDEVEVFMELFASAACLCMERDVAFQHNILSESEIVRKQREKPNVFICRC from the coding sequence ATGACAAAGGACATGATCCGCAAACAATACGGCGAATTCTTCAGTAATGAATTTGCCGAAGTAAAAGATCGCCTGGTTGAGTTTGTGCGGAATCCCGCCATACAAAAAGACCGTACAGACAATGAGCTGTACTTTTCTGAAGATATTATCGTTGAAGAAACTACTGGAACCAGCGGTGTTCCGTTTCGGTGTGCTAAGACCAAGCCGGAACGGGCCGTACTCTCCTTAGGGATCTGGAAGCAGAGACGGCGGCTGGACCGGAAGGTTAGCCCCGGAAATCTTTTTCAATTCAATCATATCGGCAAAGATGCTGACAAATTGGATATTTACAATTATGATCCTGAGAATTTATTGAAAATTTACGGCAAAGTCAAGGATGCAAACGCCCGCTGGCTGCATACTCCACCCAGTACCATTCAGCATCACGTTGCTTCCTTGCAAAAAAATAATATCCAGCTTGATCTCCCCAAATTAAAAGTGATTGAGTGCAACGGAGAGTATCTTCGGCCGGAGACGAAAAAGATAATTGAGGAATATTTCAACGTTCAGGTCGTCAATCAGTATGGAACAATCGAAACATGGACAATCGGATTGAGCTGTGCCTGCGGCAATTTACATATTAATGAGAATGTGCATGTTGAACTGGTTGATGATGACAACAATCCTATCACCAAGCCCCATGTTACGGGACGGCTACTGCTGACTGCGCTTTCGAACCGGTTGCTACCCTTTACACGCTATCTGTCGGGTGATTACGGATACTTTAATGAAGAAACTTGCGGTTGCGGCAATCCGAACCCCACATTTACGGTCCTTGAAGGCAGGGAGATCAATTTGATCAAAGGCTGCAAAGAAAAATTGTACGGAAATGTGTTTTTCCATCAGATGGTTAGAAGAGTGCTTAGAGAGCGGCAGATTCCCGGGCTGGAATATATACAAGTCATTCAATCCAATTTGGACCATTTCAATGTCTATACGAATTATTTTGATGAGGTAGAAGTGTTCATGGAATTATTTGCTTCCGCAGCCTGTCTGTGTATGGAGCGAGACGTTGCCTTTCAGCACAATATTTTAAGCGAGAGTGAAATTGTACGGAAGCAGCGAGAGAAGCCGAATGTATTCATTTGCAGATGTTAG
- a CDS encoding flavin reductase family protein has protein sequence MGDKLIWEPHAVLFPMPTVIISTAYEGKETVDTCAWLMPVNLDPPMIALALRPKYLSWEYIKQSGEFAVNIPYENQTEFTDYCVRTSGYTEDKLCETGCNVFYGKHIKAPLLSDSIINMECAVKETYEIGGTHSIFVAEVLQTYFDEKIVVDRDCDNLNDAVSLQNAKGIAYVMGEYWNLGHCIGLRSE, from the coding sequence TTGGGAGACAAACTGATTTGGGAACCGCATGCCGTATTATTTCCGATGCCTACTGTAATTATCTCTACCGCATACGAGGGGAAAGAAACCGTTGACACCTGTGCCTGGCTGATGCCGGTGAACCTGGATCCCCCTATGATAGCGCTTGCGCTAAGGCCGAAATATTTATCATGGGAATATATTAAACAAAGCGGAGAATTTGCAGTTAATATCCCTTATGAGAATCAAACGGAATTTACAGATTATTGTGTCAGGACAAGCGGTTACACCGAGGACAAGCTGTGCGAGACCGGATGCAATGTGTTTTACGGTAAACACATCAAGGCTCCTCTGTTAAGCGACAGTATAATCAACATGGAATGCGCTGTGAAAGAGACTTATGAGATTGGCGGAACGCACAGCATTTTTGTCGCTGAGGTTCTGCAGACATATTTTGATGAGAAGATCGTTGTTGACAGGGATTGTGATAATTTGAACGATGCCGTATCGCTTCAGAATGCCAAAGGCATTGCATATGTAATGGGTGAGTATTGGAATCTAGGCCATTGTATAGGCTTAAGGAGTGAGTAG
- a CDS encoding FecCD family ABC transporter permease translates to MLFLLMGALTLCGMYVSLTNGMFDISAANVVRTLLRIHPNADHDLVIFDFRLPRIVLGALVGFGLGVAGAVLQGITRNPLADPGILGIHAAAGTFVVVFMFFTAGTMKAPDWLSVLTMPVFGFLGGLAAIVLLFLFARRAGEFDPQQLILVGIALASGFGAITLYVSLKMDPQNFEMAAVWLAGSVYNANWRQILSALPWLVVLIPVIWRRAAVLDLLQLHEVSVKGVGVASGRERQVLLLCCVGLVSACVSVSGSIGFVGLIAPHIARRLVGNSYRYIVPLCGMIGMLMVVLCDFIGKTIFAPAQLPVGIVVSIIGVPYFLFLLFKTRKQ, encoded by the coding sequence ATGTTGTTTTTGCTGATGGGTGCCCTGACATTATGCGGCATGTATGTCAGTCTGACGAACGGCATGTTTGATATTTCGGCCGCCAATGTCGTCCGTACACTGCTGCGGATTCATCCGAACGCGGATCACGATCTGGTGATCTTTGATTTCCGGCTGCCCCGCATTGTATTGGGTGCGCTGGTCGGATTTGGTCTGGGGGTTGCGGGGGCGGTGCTGCAGGGCATCACCCGCAATCCGCTGGCTGATCCGGGGATTCTCGGCATTCACGCTGCTGCGGGCACTTTTGTCGTAGTGTTCATGTTCTTCACCGCAGGCACAATGAAGGCTCCGGACTGGCTGTCGGTGCTGACCATGCCCGTGTTCGGCTTCCTCGGCGGACTGGCCGCTATCGTTCTGCTCTTCCTCTTTGCGAGGCGGGCTGGAGAATTTGATCCGCAGCAGCTGATTCTGGTGGGGATCGCTCTGGCCTCCGGGTTCGGTGCGATTACGCTGTACGTCTCGCTGAAGATGGACCCGCAGAATTTTGAGATGGCCGCCGTCTGGCTGGCCGGAAGTGTCTACAACGCTAATTGGAGACAAATCCTGTCGGCTTTGCCATGGCTCGTGGTTCTTATTCCGGTAATCTGGAGACGCGCAGCGGTTCTGGATCTGCTTCAGCTGCATGAAGTGAGTGTCAAGGGAGTGGGCGTAGCGTCTGGCAGAGAACGGCAGGTTCTGCTGCTCTGCTGTGTCGGTCTGGTCAGCGCCTGTGTATCGGTGTCGGGAAGCATCGGATTTGTAGGCCTGATCGCCCCTCATATTGCCCGACGTCTGGTCGGCAACAGCTACCGGTACATCGTCCCGCTGTGCGGAATGATCGGGATGCTGATGGTTGTTTTATGTGATTTTATCGGTAAAACAATATTTGCTCCCGCCCAGCTCCCGGTGGGGATTGTGGTTTCAATAATTGGCGTGCCGTACTTTCTGTTCCTGCTGTTCAAGACACGGAAACAATAG
- a CDS encoding saccharopine dehydrogenase family protein, whose amino-acid sequence MGKALIIGAGGVASVVVHKCCQNPDVFEEICIASRTLAKCEALKDKLAGGQTKISTAQLDADNTDEVIELIKSFQPDVVINVALPYQDLTIMDACLATGVHYVDTANYEPQDTAKFEYSWQWAYKERFEKAGITALLGSGFDPGVTGVFTAYAQKHYFDEIHTIDIVDANAGDHGYPFATNFNPEINIREITANGRYFENGEWIETPPLSEKKVYDLPEIGPKDIYLLYHEELESLAVNIPGVKKIRFWMTFSQNYLTHLKVLENVGMTSIEPIVYEGKEIIPLQFLKAILPDPASLGPRTKGKTNIGCIIQGTKDGQPKTYYVYNVCDHEECYREVGSQAISYTTGVPAMIGAMLIIKGIWKKPGVYNVEEFDPDPFMEALNKHGLPWQEDFSPTLLD is encoded by the coding sequence TTGGGAAAAGCGTTAATTATTGGCGCTGGCGGTGTAGCAAGCGTTGTTGTTCATAAATGCTGCCAGAACCCGGATGTATTTGAAGAGATCTGCATAGCGAGCAGAACCCTCGCGAAATGTGAGGCTCTGAAAGATAAATTGGCCGGAGGCCAGACGAAGATTTCTACGGCGCAGCTTGATGCAGATAACACGGATGAGGTAATCGAACTGATCAAGAGCTTCCAGCCGGATGTCGTGATTAATGTCGCTCTCCCATATCAGGACCTGACCATTATGGATGCCTGCCTGGCAACGGGAGTGCACTATGTCGATACCGCCAACTACGAACCGCAGGATACAGCGAAATTCGAATATTCCTGGCAGTGGGCATATAAAGAAAGATTCGAAAAGGCCGGAATTACCGCGCTGCTCGGCAGCGGCTTTGACCCGGGTGTAACCGGCGTGTTCACAGCGTATGCGCAAAAGCACTATTTTGACGAAATCCACACCATTGACATTGTTGACGCCAATGCGGGCGACCACGGTTATCCGTTTGCCACCAATTTCAATCCTGAAATCAATATTCGTGAAATCACCGCCAACGGACGTTACTTCGAGAACGGCGAATGGATCGAAACGCCGCCGCTGTCCGAAAAGAAAGTCTACGATCTCCCGGAGATCGGTCCGAAGGATATTTACCTGCTGTACCATGAAGAGCTGGAATCCCTGGCTGTTAACATCCCGGGCGTGAAGAAAATCCGCTTCTGGATGACCTTCTCGCAGAACTACCTGACTCACTTGAAGGTGCTTGAAAATGTAGGCATGACCTCCATTGAGCCGATTGTGTATGAAGGCAAAGAGATTATTCCTTTGCAGTTCCTGAAGGCAATTCTGCCTGACCCGGCTTCTCTCGGACCAAGAACCAAAGGCAAAACCAACATTGGCTGCATTATCCAGGGCACCAAAGACGGCCAGCCAAAAACTTATTACGTGTACAATGTCTGCGATCATGAGGAATGCTACAGAGAGGTTGGCTCCCAGGCCATTTCCTACACCACCGGCGTACCTGCAATGATCGGAGCCATGCTCATTATAAAAGGCATCTGGAAGAAACCGGGCGTATATAACGTGGAGGAATTCGATCCGGACCCATTCATGGAAGCTCTGAACAAACACGGTCTGCCTTGGCAAGAAGATTTCTCGCCAACGCTGCTGGATTAG
- a CDS encoding pyridoxal phosphate-dependent decarboxylase family protein: MEIKLLTLLREIIGYQVLPNPKLLAVNTGGAFTFGGYGSNMSCLLAAREKLKEKLRAQGKIFNPRRTKVIAAVPFAHYSLRRSLDILGLGNKDLSDIQLVENGLDREATIHVETEHFRMNISDLECKIVEAEADGTDIMAIYAIAGESRAMGFDQLAEIAELARKHDIWLHVDACQGGQCLFSPKLRRTLLNGIEQCDSIALDPHKVFLLPYNLSAFFLRNPKDLYLLPKGSTIISNEDDSLGKFTPGIGSKGFISLKLYFMLRHWGLENVGLEIDRRHELALRTVDMTGQFEQLVVLNPEPQHNSVMLMYKTPGYRHDHVLFNQVNQKIHKRMTEHGTYMVHTFPSIDDESVISSNKSVQFYPLRLMFGNPNSTEENILGCLKTIIDLGDEILRELNVE; this comes from the coding sequence TTGGAGATTAAACTTCTTACTTTGCTGCGGGAGATTATTGGTTACCAAGTGCTGCCCAATCCGAAACTGCTTGCCGTCAATACTGGCGGTGCCTTTACTTTTGGAGGTTATGGTTCCAACATGTCCTGCTTGCTGGCTGCACGAGAGAAACTTAAGGAGAAGTTGAGGGCACAAGGAAAAATATTTAATCCCAGAAGAACAAAGGTAATAGCGGCGGTGCCTTTTGCCCATTATTCGTTGCGCAGAAGCCTGGACATCCTCGGGCTGGGCAATAAGGATCTGTCCGATATCCAACTGGTGGAAAATGGGCTTGACCGGGAAGCGACCATTCATGTGGAAACGGAGCATTTCCGCATGAATATCTCTGATTTGGAATGCAAGATTGTGGAAGCGGAGGCGGACGGGACAGATATCATGGCCATCTATGCCATCGCCGGTGAAAGCCGGGCCATGGGGTTTGACCAATTGGCGGAGATTGCCGAACTTGCCCGTAAGCATGACATATGGCTGCATGTGGATGCTTGCCAGGGCGGGCAATGTTTGTTTAGTCCCAAACTGAGGAGAACGTTGTTGAACGGAATTGAGCAATGCGACAGCATAGCGCTTGATCCGCATAAAGTGTTTTTGTTGCCTTATAATTTAAGTGCTTTCTTTTTAAGAAATCCAAAGGATTTATATTTATTGCCGAAGGGGTCCACAATTATCAGCAATGAAGATGATTCTTTGGGGAAATTTACTCCCGGGATCGGAAGCAAGGGATTTATATCCCTGAAACTGTATTTCATGCTGAGGCATTGGGGGCTGGAGAATGTTGGGCTGGAGATTGACCGGAGGCATGAGCTTGCATTAAGAACCGTTGACATGACCGGACAATTCGAACAGTTGGTAGTACTTAATCCTGAACCACAGCATAACTCCGTCATGCTTATGTATAAAACGCCGGGATACAGGCATGATCATGTGCTTTTTAACCAGGTTAACCAAAAGATTCATAAACGCATGACTGAACATGGAACGTATATGGTTCACACTTTTCCCAGTATTGATGATGAGTCCGTAATCAGTAGCAACAAGAGCGTGCAATTCTATCCGCTTCGCTTGATGTTTGGAAATCCAAACTCTACGGAAGAGAATATCCTGGGCTGCTTAAAAACCATTATTGATCTTGGAGATGAAATCCTGCGTGAACTTAATGTGGAATAA